In Gossypium hirsutum isolate 1008001.06 chromosome D06, Gossypium_hirsutum_v2.1, whole genome shotgun sequence, one genomic interval encodes:
- the LOC121218389 gene encoding uncharacterized protein yields the protein MVRRGLIVPSSERSFERVENYCEFHHDEGHKIQECAEFRALVQDLMNNKEMEFHEEVKEERSIYTSESSKVPRVVQPVVIISRPKKDEVRTPAMPRIIIKKPVTFPYQDSKKVPWSYECNTTVLGKEIAKNRCVRANPEFMKEAIIGEHKGKIAEPVKEEEAVGFLKFLKHSEYNVGEQLHKQPARISVLSLFLNSEVHRNALMKMLNETYVSKDISVSKLDRLVNNISADNFIFFNNDEIPPGGMGSTKALHITARCKGHILPRVMIDNGSALNVLSLFTLNRLPIDSSHMKTCQNVVRAFDGTERKVMGRIEIPPLIDPTVYEVDFIVMDIKPSYNCLLGRPWIHSAGAVPSSLHQMLKIVFDGRLVTIKVEEDIIAAVSNETPYVETNDESIECSFRSLEFVNAAFVPEGSKILVPKLSKTTEMGLQLLVGKGALPGRELGRYLQGRTEVPVLKEK from the coding sequence ATGGTAAGAAGGGGATTGATCGTCCCGAGTTCAGAGAGAAGCTTCGAAAGGGTGGAAaattactgtgagttccatcacgatGAGGGACATAAAATCCAAGAATGCGCAGAATTCAGAGCATTGGTTCAAGACCTGATGAATAACAAGGAGATGGAATTTCATGAAGAAGTTAAAGAGGAGAGGAGCATTTACACATCAGAGTCTTCGAAGGTTCCAAGAGTAGTGCagcctgtggtcattatctcgcgACCTAAGAAGGATGAGGTAAGAACACCAGCAATGCCAAGgatcataataaagaaacctgTAACCTTTCCTTACCAAGACAGCAAGAAGGTTCCATGGAGCTACGAATGCAATACAACTGTCCTAGGAAAAGAGATTGCAAAGAACCGGTGTGTGAGGGCCAATCCAGAATTTATGAAAGAGGCCATAATAGGGGAGCACAAAGGGAAAATAGCTGAGCCAGTGAAGGAGGAAGAAGCTGTAGGATTCCTCAAATTTTtaaagcatagtgagtataatgtcggtgagcagttgcataaacaaccggCTCGCATATCTGTACTGTCCTTATTCTTGAATTCAGAAGTACATCGAAATGCATTGATGAAGAtgctaaatgagacctatgtGTCCAAAGATATTTCTGTCAGCAAGCTAGATCGGTTGGTCAATAATATTagtgctgataatttcatatttttcaataatgATGAGATACCTCCTGGGGGCATGGGATCTACCAAAGCTTTGCATATTACTGCACGATGCAAGGGGCATATTTTGCCAAGAGTAatgattgacaatggatcagctttgaaCGTACTGTCATTATTCACACTTAACAGGCTACctatagacagttcgcacatgaaaacgTGTCAAAATGTAGTGAGGGCATTTGACGGTACAGAAAGGAAGGTTatgggaagaattgagatacCCCCATTGATTGACCCAACCGTCTATGAGGTAGATTTTATTGTGATGGACATCAAAccttcctataattgtttattaggaaggccatggatacattcggcagGGGCAGTACCGTCATCATTGCATCAGATGTTGAAGATAGTGTTTGATGGTCGGCTAGTGACAATAAAAGTCGAAGAGGATATAATAGCAGCTGTATCCAATGAGACGCCATACGTAGAAACCAATGACGAGTCAATAGAGTGctcatttcgatctttggagtttgtaaatgcgGCATTTGTTCCTGAAGGGAGCAAAATTTTGGtgccaaaattatccaaaactacaGAGATGGGTTTACAGTTGTTGGTGGGAAAAGGAGCTTTACCTGGAAGAGAGCTAGGGAGATATCTTCAAGGGAGAACTGAGGTTCCAGTTCTGAAAGAAAAGTAA